From Ailuropoda melanoleuca isolate Jingjing chromosome 17, ASM200744v2, whole genome shotgun sequence, the proteins below share one genomic window:
- the FAM122A gene encoding protein FAM122A produces MAQEKMELDLELPPGTGGSPTEGGGSGAGGGLRRSNSAPLIHGLSDTSPVFQAEAPSARRNSTTFPNRHGLLLPASPVRMHSSRLHQIKQEEGMDLINRETVHEREVQNAMQISHSWEESFSLSDNDVEKSASPKRIDFIPVSPAPSPTRGIGKQCFSPSLQSFVSSNGLPPSPIPSPTTRFTTRRSQSPINCIRPSVLGPLKRKCEMETEYQPKRFFQGITNMLSSDVAQLSDPGVCVSSDTLDGNSSSAGSSCNSPAKVSTTTDSPVSPAQAASPFIPVDELSSK; encoded by the coding sequence ATGGCTCAGGAGAAGATGGAGCTAGACCTGGAGTTGCCTCCGGGTACTGGCGGGAGCCCGACGGAGGGAGGCGGCAGTGGCGCCGGCGGGGGCCTCAGGAGGTCTAACAGCGCCCCCCTGATCCACGGCCTCAGTGACACTTCGCCGGTGTTCCAGGCCGAGGCGCCAAGCGCCAGGCGGAACAGCACAACGTTCCCGAACCGCCACGGCCTGCTGCTGCCAGCCTCACCCGTCCGCATGCACAGCAGCCGCTTGCACCAGATCAAACAGGAGGAGGGCATGGACTTGATCAACCGAGAGACCGTCCACGAGCGCGAGGTGCAGAACGCAATGCAGATAAGCCACTCCTGGGAGGAAAGTTTCAGCCTGAGTGACAACGACGTGGAGAAGTCCGCCTCCCCGAAGCGCATCGATTTCATTCCGGTGTCACCAGCACCGTCACCCACCCGGGGGATTGGGAAGCAGTGTTTTTCACCATCCTTGCAAAGTTTTGTGAGTAGCAATGGATTGCCTCCAAGTCCTATTCCCAGCCCAACGACTCGATTTACTACCCGGAGAAGCCAGAGTCCCATCAATTGCATTAGACCAAGTGTTCTTGGAccattgaaaagaaaatgtgaaatggaaACTGAATATCAGCCAAAGAGATTTTTCCAGGGCATCACCAACATGCTTTCTTCTGACGTTGCACAGCTGTCAGATCCTGGTGTGTGTGTATCGTCTGATACCCTTGACGGAAACAGCAGCAGTGCCGGATCTTCTTGTAACTCACCAGCGAAAGTCAGCACTACCACCGACTCTCCTGTGTCGCCTGCCCAAGCGGCTTCTCCATTTATTCCAGTAGATGAACTTTCATCGAAGTGA